Proteins encoded within one genomic window of Halopiger aswanensis:
- a CDS encoding tubulin/FtsZ family protein — MKLAMIGFGQAGGKIVDRFLDYDDRTNSGIVRAAIAVNSAKADLIGLDNIPQENRVLIGQARVKGHGVGADNELGAEIAEEDIDEVQNAIDSIPTHEVDAFLVVAGMGGGTGSGGAPVLAKHLKRIYTIPVYGLGILPGTDEGGIYTLNAARSFQTFVREVDNLMVFDNDSWRQTGESVEGGYEQINEEIVRRFGILFGAGEVGDGEEVAESVVDSSEIINTLSGGGVSTVGFASEEVDMNTGGGLLSRFTGDDGGDDDLDAANTTNRITSLVRKAALGRLTLPCEIEGTERALLVLSGPSEYLNRKGIERGRKWLEEETGSMEVRGGDYPRDEPEVAAAILLSGVTNVPRIKRLQQVAIEAQDNIDDIQQESEENLEELVEDDEDELEPLF, encoded by the coding sequence ATGAAGCTGGCGATGATCGGATTCGGACAGGCTGGTGGCAAGATCGTCGATCGATTCCTCGATTACGACGATCGAACGAACAGCGGGATCGTCCGCGCGGCGATCGCTGTCAACTCTGCGAAAGCAGACCTCATCGGTCTTGACAATATTCCACAGGAGAACCGTGTACTCATCGGGCAGGCCCGCGTGAAGGGCCACGGGGTGGGTGCAGACAACGAACTCGGCGCGGAAATCGCCGAAGAGGACATCGACGAGGTCCAGAACGCGATCGACTCGATCCCGACCCACGAGGTCGACGCGTTCCTCGTCGTCGCCGGGATGGGCGGCGGCACGGGCTCGGGCGGCGCGCCCGTCCTCGCGAAACACCTCAAGCGAATCTACACGATCCCGGTCTACGGACTGGGTATTCTTCCGGGCACGGACGAGGGCGGCATCTATACGCTCAACGCAGCCCGCTCCTTCCAGACGTTCGTTCGGGAAGTTGACAACCTGATGGTCTTCGACAACGACTCCTGGCGACAGACCGGCGAGTCCGTCGAAGGCGGCTACGAACAGATCAACGAGGAGATCGTCCGCCGGTTCGGCATCCTCTTCGGCGCCGGCGAGGTCGGCGACGGCGAGGAGGTCGCAGAGAGCGTCGTCGACTCCTCCGAGATCATCAACACGCTCTCGGGTGGTGGCGTCTCAACTGTCGGCTTCGCCAGCGAAGAGGTCGACATGAACACGGGCGGCGGCCTCCTCTCCCGGTTCACCGGCGACGACGGCGGCGACGACGACCTCGACGCGGCGAACACGACCAACCGCATCACGAGCCTCGTCCGCAAGGCCGCGCTCGGTCGCCTCACGCTCCCCTGCGAGATCGAAGGCACCGAACGCGCGCTGCTGGTGCTGTCCGGTCCCTCGGAGTACTTGAACCGGAAAGGCATCGAGCGCGGGCGGAAGTGGCTCGAAGAGGAAACGGGCAGCATGGAAGTCCGCGGCGGCGACTACCCGCGCGACGAACCGGAAGTGGCCGCTGCAATCCTGCTCTCGGGAGTCACCAACGTCCCGCGAATCAAGCGCCTGCAGCAGGTCGCGATCGAGGCCCAAGACAACATCGACGACATCCAACAGGAAAGCGAGGAGAACCTCGAGGAACTCGTCGAAGACGACGAAGACGAACTCGAGCCGCTGTTCTGA
- a CDS encoding Lrp/AsnC ligand binding domain-containing protein: MVHAYIMVKTAAGKSEGLLSRIRDFERVSAAHIVAGNYDIIAEVDAEEVYNILETVSSDMQSLDGVTETKTYIAMD, translated from the coding sequence ATGGTTCACGCGTACATCATGGTGAAGACCGCCGCCGGGAAGTCCGAAGGGTTGCTCTCCCGGATCCGCGACTTCGAGCGCGTCTCGGCCGCCCACATCGTCGCCGGCAACTACGACATCATCGCCGAAGTCGACGCCGAGGAAGTCTACAACATTCTCGAGACCGTCTCCTCGGACATGCAGAGCCTCGACGGGGTGACGGAGACGAAAACGTACATCGCGATGGACTAG
- a CDS encoding potassium channel family protein produces the protein MRFVIIGAGRVGLRTARVLREEGHDVTLIERDEPKVRRARNEDFRVVEGDGSREDVLEEAGVTDADAVGALTGDLNVNFTACMIANHYGCRTIMRIDEAYREGIYRKYAEAVDEVIYPERLGAIGAKNALLGGTIRAIADIAPHLQVVELMITDDAPVNGYTISELELPADARVLAFGKRDGELALPDEDESLEAGDRLVVLADFDVLSEVRQLLVGESEREAIANANEGADSVSGSGGSN, from the coding sequence ATGCGGTTCGTGATCATCGGCGCCGGACGGGTCGGACTGCGCACGGCGCGGGTCTTGCGCGAGGAAGGCCACGACGTGACGCTCATCGAACGCGACGAGCCGAAGGTCCGGCGCGCTCGCAACGAGGACTTCCGCGTCGTCGAGGGCGACGGCTCCCGCGAGGACGTCCTCGAGGAGGCCGGCGTCACGGATGCCGACGCCGTGGGCGCGCTGACCGGCGACCTGAACGTCAACTTCACCGCCTGCATGATCGCCAACCACTACGGCTGCCGGACGATCATGCGGATCGACGAGGCCTACCGCGAGGGTATCTACCGCAAGTACGCCGAGGCGGTCGACGAGGTGATCTACCCCGAACGGCTCGGTGCGATCGGCGCAAAAAACGCCCTGCTGGGCGGGACGATCCGCGCGATTGCGGACATCGCGCCGCACCTACAGGTGGTCGAACTGATGATCACCGACGACGCGCCGGTCAACGGCTACACGATCAGCGAACTCGAGCTGCCCGCCGACGCGCGCGTGCTCGCCTTCGGCAAGCGCGACGGCGAACTCGCGCTGCCGGACGAGGACGAATCGCTCGAGGCGGGCGATCGGCTGGTCGTCCTGGCCGATTTCGACGTGTTGAGTGAGGTCCGACAGCTGTTGGTCGGGGAGTCCGAGCGCGAGGCGATCGCGAACGCGAACGAAGGAGCCGATTCGGTCTCCGGCTCCGGAGGGTCGAACTGA
- a CDS encoding AAA family ATPase, with protein sequence MSVPDAAATAESVVDEILSAVVADETVLKEITAGLLARGHVLLEDVPGTGKTLTARSFATALGLEFSRIQFTPDLMPSDVTGSYVFEEETGEFHFTEGPVFANVVLADEINRAPPKTQSALLEAMAEDQVTVDGETHELPDPFIVIATQNPVEQEGTFELPEAQRDRFMIKTSLGYPDPEGTRELIDRRADRDRPDPTVDPVIDLERVRDLQEVPETVTVDDPVRDYIGQVCRATRRDGRVDVGVSPRGVQRLFEASRARAVLEGREYVVPDDVKHIAPAAIAHRLVLTPEASVEGASRRAVVESVLDQVEVPAMDPDSAEQ encoded by the coding sequence ATGTCAGTCCCCGACGCCGCGGCGACCGCGGAGAGCGTCGTCGACGAAATCCTCTCCGCCGTCGTCGCCGACGAAACCGTTCTGAAAGAGATCACCGCGGGCTTGCTCGCCCGCGGCCACGTCCTCCTCGAGGACGTCCCCGGCACGGGCAAGACCCTCACCGCCCGCTCGTTCGCGACCGCGCTCGGCCTCGAGTTCTCCCGAATTCAGTTCACGCCGGATCTGATGCCCTCCGACGTCACCGGTTCGTACGTCTTCGAGGAGGAGACCGGCGAGTTTCACTTCACGGAAGGCCCGGTGTTCGCGAACGTCGTCCTCGCCGACGAGATCAACCGCGCGCCGCCGAAAACCCAGTCCGCGCTGCTCGAGGCGATGGCCGAAGACCAGGTGACCGTCGACGGCGAGACCCACGAGCTACCGGATCCGTTCATCGTCATCGCGACGCAGAATCCGGTCGAACAGGAGGGGACCTTCGAACTCCCGGAGGCCCAGCGCGACCGCTTCATGATCAAGACCTCGCTGGGCTACCCCGATCCGGAGGGGACGCGCGAGTTGATCGACCGGCGGGCCGACCGCGACCGTCCCGATCCGACCGTCGATCCCGTCATCGACCTCGAGCGCGTGCGCGACCTCCAGGAAGTTCCGGAGACGGTCACCGTCGACGATCCCGTTCGCGATTACATCGGTCAGGTCTGTCGTGCCACCCGGCGGGACGGCCGCGTCGACGTCGGCGTCTCGCCGCGGGGCGTCCAGCGGCTATTCGAAGCGAGTCGAGCCCGCGCCGTCCTCGAGGGCCGCGAGTACGTCGTCCCGGACGACGTCAAGCACATCGCGCCGGCCGCGATCGCCCACCGGCTCGTGTTGACGCCGGAGGCGAGCGTCGAGGGTGCCTCCCGGCGTGCCGTCGTCGAATCGGTGCTGGATCAGGTCGAGGTGCCGGCGATGGACCCCGACTCAGCGGAACAGTAG
- a CDS encoding Lrp/AsnC family transcriptional regulator: MVTAFVMIKANTGEADRLRDDILAIEGVESTHIVAGDVDLIAKAQVETPAAVKEIAATQIQGIEGVEDTQTYIAMD, translated from the coding sequence ATGGTTACTGCATTCGTCATGATCAAAGCGAACACGGGCGAGGCGGATCGACTGCGAGACGACATTCTGGCGATCGAAGGGGTCGAGTCCACTCATATCGTCGCCGGCGACGTCGACCTCATCGCGAAGGCGCAGGTCGAGACGCCGGCTGCGGTCAAGGAGATCGCGGCGACCCAGATTCAGGGTATCGAAGGCGTCGAGGACACGCAGACGTACATCGCGATGGACTAA
- the tmk gene encoding dTMP kinase: MLVTLEGLDGSGKTTVWAALQERYPDAVFTREPTDDSWYGEAVYRSIEDDDADSLAELFLYTADHAAHLTRVIDPALERGDLVISDRYSDSRFAYQGATLANSERDYGLEDPLEYVVDVHEPFSITPDLTIYLDLDPETAAERAGATNKFEHADYLADVQANYERLIERERDRFVRVDATQDPDAVLERVETVLEQELEERNGE, from the coding sequence ATGCTCGTGACGCTCGAGGGACTGGACGGTAGCGGCAAGACGACGGTCTGGGCGGCCCTCCAGGAACGCTACCCCGATGCCGTATTCACCCGCGAACCGACGGACGACTCCTGGTACGGCGAGGCCGTCTACCGCTCGATCGAAGACGACGACGCCGACTCGCTCGCGGAGCTATTCCTCTACACCGCCGATCACGCAGCGCACCTCACGCGGGTGATCGACCCCGCTCTCGAGCGCGGCGACCTCGTAATCTCCGATCGGTACTCCGACTCCCGCTTTGCCTACCAGGGTGCGACGCTGGCAAACAGCGAGCGCGACTACGGCCTCGAGGACCCCCTCGAGTACGTCGTCGACGTCCACGAGCCGTTTTCGATCACGCCCGACCTGACGATCTACCTCGATCTGGACCCCGAAACCGCGGCCGAGCGGGCGGGCGCGACGAACAAGTTCGAACACGCCGACTACCTCGCCGACGTCCAGGCGAACTACGAGCGACTAATTGAGCGCGAGCGCGACCGGTTCGTCCGCGTTGATGCGACGCAGGACCCGGACGCGGTGCTCGAGCGAGTCGAGACCGTCCTCGAACAGGAACTCGAGGAGCGAAACGGAGAGTAG
- a CDS encoding C-terminal binding protein produces the protein MTQPIVVTDSPFIDAETFRNQLSSLEYELVSVPSGDERAVADAGTAAAAIVVDVNTPVSAETIAALEEASVIARAGTGVDNIAVDAAADAGITVVNAPEYSTDEVATHALSLLLACRRQLGRYDREVADGEWNWLPERPYPRVRGSTLGVVSFGTIARRLVDLAAGFDLEVLAYDPYVDPAVADEYGVELVSFDELLARSDAVTIHAPLTDETRGLFDADAFAALPDHAVVVNVGRGGIVDEAALATALENGEIAGAGLDVMAEEPPSPSDSPLLDRDDVLLTPHAAWYSADSHAELNETVAADVRRVLQGQPPENPVRPASY, from the coding sequence ATGACTCAACCGATCGTCGTCACCGATTCACCGTTTATCGACGCGGAAACGTTTCGCAACCAGCTCTCGTCGCTCGAGTACGAACTCGTCTCGGTACCGTCGGGAGACGAACGGGCGGTAGCCGACGCCGGGACGGCTGCAGCCGCTATCGTCGTCGACGTGAACACGCCCGTTTCGGCCGAGACGATCGCCGCGCTTGAAGAGGCGTCGGTGATCGCTCGTGCCGGAACGGGGGTGGACAACATCGCGGTCGACGCCGCCGCGGATGCCGGTATCACGGTCGTCAACGCGCCAGAATACTCGACGGACGAGGTGGCGACCCACGCGCTTTCGCTGCTGTTGGCCTGTCGGCGCCAGCTCGGCCGGTACGACCGCGAAGTGGCGGACGGCGAGTGGAACTGGCTGCCCGAGCGGCCGTATCCGCGGGTCCGCGGCTCGACGCTCGGCGTCGTCTCGTTCGGTACGATCGCCCGCCGACTCGTCGACCTCGCGGCCGGCTTCGACCTCGAGGTGCTCGCGTACGATCCGTACGTAGACCCGGCCGTCGCCGACGAGTACGGCGTCGAACTGGTCTCGTTCGACGAACTGCTCGCGCGATCGGACGCGGTGACGATCCACGCGCCGCTGACCGACGAAACCCGCGGGCTGTTCGACGCCGATGCGTTCGCAGCCCTGCCGGATCACGCGGTCGTCGTCAATGTCGGTCGCGGGGGTATCGTCGACGAAGCCGCCCTCGCGACGGCCCTCGAGAACGGCGAGATAGCCGGCGCGGGACTGGACGTGATGGCCGAGGAGCCCCCGTCGCCGTCGGACTCGCCGCTGCTGGATCGCGACGACGTTCTGCTCACGCCACACGCCGCCTGGTACTCCGCCGACTCACACGCGGAACTCAACGAGACGGTCGCAGCCGACGTTCGCCGCGTGTTACAGGGACAGCCACCGGAGAATCCAGTTCGACCGGCGTCGTACTGA
- the cofC gene encoding 2-phospho-L-lactate guanylyltransferase, with translation MRVVVPFAVESPKTRLSPVLADRERRSFARAMLADVLRAIVAAGYEPTVLATAPIDLEADFDLTVSDEVREATTIEVDDRSLTEAVNARLPAGEAGKDDGTTDDAVGVVMADLALTTADALERLFSGDADVAIAPGRGGGTNALAVRHPEFRVDYHGASYLDHREIAADSGLTVETVDSFRLATDIDEPDDLVEVLIHGTEHAPTRLRSFGFELEERDGRVTVARSAD, from the coding sequence ATGCGCGTCGTCGTCCCGTTCGCCGTGGAGTCACCAAAAACGCGACTCAGCCCCGTGCTCGCCGACCGCGAGCGCCGGTCGTTCGCGCGGGCGATGCTCGCGGACGTCCTCCGCGCGATCGTCGCGGCGGGCTACGAGCCGACCGTGCTCGCGACGGCGCCGATCGATCTCGAGGCGGACTTCGACCTCACGGTTTCCGATGAAGTCCGCGAAGCCACGACGATCGAGGTCGACGACCGATCGCTTACCGAAGCGGTCAACGCCCGACTGCCGGCCGGGGAGGCCGGGAAAGACGACGGGACGACCGACGACGCCGTCGGCGTCGTCATGGCCGACCTCGCGCTGACGACGGCCGACGCCCTCGAGCGCTTGTTTTCCGGCGACGCGGACGTCGCGATCGCTCCCGGGCGGGGCGGCGGGACGAACGCGCTCGCAGTTCGTCACCCCGAGTTTCGGGTGGACTATCACGGCGCGTCGTACCTCGATCACCGCGAGATCGCCGCGGATAGCGGACTAACTGTCGAGACGGTGGACTCTTTCCGACTGGCGACCGACATCGACGAACCGGACGATCTGGTCGAGGTGCTCATCCACGGCACGGAGCACGCGCCGACTAGACTCCGATCGTTCGGCTTCGAACTCGAGGAGCGGGACGGACGCGTCACCGTCGCTCGCAGCGCCGACTGA
- a CDS encoding complex I NDUFA9 subunit family protein: MKVLVAGGTGFIGTNLCTELAERGHEVTALSRNPDRNGLPDDVDLAMGDVSAFDSIESAVAGHDAVVNLVALSPLFKPSDENAHERVHLGGTENLVRAAEEHGVDRFLQLSALGADPDGPTDYIRAKGKAEDVVTDSSLEWTIVRPSIVFGDGGEFVDFTKQLTTPYVTGLPGGGETRFQPIWVGDLVSMLADAIEEDDHVGEIYELGGPQVVTLADATELVYEAEGKDVTIVPVPMALTKLGLAAVDAVPFVPFGTDQARSLEFDNTVTDNDVTAFGVTVDDLRTFGSYLGLPHAD, from the coding sequence ATGAAGGTCCTCGTCGCCGGCGGTACCGGCTTCATCGGCACGAATCTCTGTACGGAACTCGCGGAACGCGGCCACGAAGTGACGGCGCTGTCTCGCAACCCCGATCGGAACGGCTTGCCCGACGACGTCGACCTCGCAATGGGCGACGTCAGCGCCTTCGACTCGATCGAGAGCGCCGTCGCCGGCCACGATGCCGTCGTTAACCTCGTCGCGCTCTCTCCGCTATTCAAGCCGAGCGACGAGAACGCCCACGAGCGCGTTCACCTCGGCGGTACCGAAAACCTCGTTCGGGCTGCCGAGGAACACGGCGTCGACCGATTCCTCCAGTTGAGCGCGCTCGGAGCCGATCCCGACGGCCCGACCGACTACATTCGCGCGAAGGGGAAGGCCGAGGACGTCGTCACCGACTCGAGCCTCGAGTGGACGATCGTCCGTCCGTCGATCGTCTTCGGTGACGGCGGGGAGTTCGTCGATTTCACGAAGCAGCTGACGACGCCGTACGTGACCGGGCTGCCGGGTGGCGGCGAGACGCGATTCCAGCCGATCTGGGTCGGCGATCTCGTCTCGATGCTGGCCGATGCCATCGAAGAGGACGATCACGTCGGCGAAATCTACGAACTCGGTGGCCCGCAGGTCGTGACGCTCGCGGACGCGACGGAACTGGTCTACGAGGCAGAGGGGAAGGACGTGACCATCGTTCCGGTGCCGATGGCGCTGACGAAACTCGGCCTCGCGGCGGTCGATGCGGTTCCGTTCGTCCCCTTCGGCACGGATCAGGCCCGCTCGCTCGAATTTGACAACACCGTGACCGACAACGACGTGACCGCGTTCGGCGTGACCGTCGACGACTTGCGGACCTTCGGTTCGTATCTCGGGCTTCCTCACGCCGACTAG
- the cofG gene encoding 7,8-didemethyl-8-hydroxy-5-deazariboflavin synthase subunit CofG codes for MIPGASEYGVGISIDDAAIDELLEVTPADVESPSALTFARNVFVPLTTACRYTCTYCTYFDPPGQASLLSLEEVREICREGAAAGCTEALFTFGDDPDDRYTEIHDQLAEWGHDSIHTYLREACQVALDEGLLPHANPGDQTREQMAAVADVNASMGVMLETTAEVRAHGGPRSKQPGQRLRTMQNAGELDVAFTTGILVGVGEDWRDRAESLLAIRKMHERYDHIQEVIVQPVVENERWSEGSPDLETMRRVTAMARAALPEEVSVQVPPNLAPARDLIDCGVDDLGGVSPVTDDHINPDYKWPALRELEEIAASAELPLGERLPVYERFLPADLRTDGFDGVSADGTAGAAGERDPDADREWLSPTIREALSADDDAGRRYRAVLRSSA; via the coding sequence ATGATTCCCGGGGCGAGCGAGTACGGCGTCGGTATATCGATCGACGACGCCGCCATCGACGAGTTGCTCGAGGTGACGCCGGCCGACGTCGAGTCGCCGTCGGCGTTGACCTTCGCGCGCAACGTCTTCGTGCCGCTGACGACGGCGTGTCGCTACACCTGTACCTACTGTACGTACTTCGACCCGCCGGGACAGGCCTCCCTGCTCTCGCTCGAGGAGGTTCGCGAGATCTGTCGCGAGGGCGCCGCCGCGGGCTGTACGGAGGCGCTGTTTACCTTCGGCGACGACCCCGACGACCGCTACACCGAGATTCACGACCAACTCGCGGAGTGGGGCCACGACTCGATTCACACCTACCTCCGCGAGGCCTGCCAGGTCGCCCTCGACGAGGGACTCCTCCCCCACGCCAATCCGGGCGACCAGACCCGCGAGCAGATGGCGGCCGTCGCGGACGTCAACGCCAGCATGGGCGTGATGCTCGAGACGACGGCCGAGGTCCGGGCTCACGGCGGCCCGCGAAGTAAGCAGCCGGGCCAGCGCCTGCGGACGATGCAGAACGCGGGCGAACTCGACGTCGCGTTCACGACCGGCATCCTCGTCGGCGTCGGCGAGGACTGGCGCGACCGAGCGGAGAGCCTGCTCGCGATCCGCAAGATGCACGAGCGCTACGACCACATTCAGGAGGTGATCGTCCAGCCGGTCGTCGAGAACGAGCGCTGGTCCGAGGGCTCGCCCGACCTCGAGACGATGCGCCGGGTGACGGCGATGGCTCGGGCCGCCCTCCCCGAAGAAGTCTCGGTGCAGGTGCCGCCGAACCTCGCGCCCGCGCGGGACCTGATCGACTGCGGCGTCGACGATCTGGGCGGCGTCTCTCCGGTCACGGACGACCACATCAATCCCGACTACAAGTGGCCCGCGCTGCGCGAACTCGAGGAGATCGCCGCGAGCGCCGAACTGCCGCTGGGCGAGCGGTTGCCGGTCTACGAGCGGTTCCTGCCGGCCGACCTGCGGACGGACGGGTTCGACGGCGTGTCGGCCGACGGCACCGCGGGTGCCGCGGGCGAGCGCGATCCCGACGCCGACCGCGAGTGGCTCTCCCCGACGATCCGCGAGGCGCTGTCGGCCGACGACGACGCCGGCCGGCGGTACCGGGCGGTGCTTCGCTCGAGCGCCTGA